A window of Pirellulales bacterium genomic DNA:
CCGGCCCACCATTGAGTCGCCCCGCTGGTGGGCCGGCGCTCGCAAGCTCGCTGGTCCCACCCTACACCCCAACCCTGAACCCTGAACCCAATGTCAACCGGCACGAGCAGTAATCGCGGAGAGTTAATCGACAAAGTCGTCAAGATTCGGCGTTGCGCCGCCGTCGTCAAAGGCGGCCGCCGCTTCAGCTTTTCGGCCATGGTGGTGGTCGGCAACGGCAAGGGCAAGGTCGGCTGGGGGCATGGCAAAGCCAACGAAGTGCCGCCGGCGGTCGAGAAGGCAGTCAAAGAGGGCACGCGGAACATGGTCGAGTTGGCGCTCGATGGCCCGACCATCCCCCACACGGTCCACGGCCATTT
This region includes:
- the rpsE gene encoding 30S ribosomal protein S5 encodes the protein MSTGTSSNRGELIDKVVKIRRCAAVVKGGRRFSFSAMVVVGNGKGKVGWGHGKANEVPPAVEKAVKEGTRNMVELALDGPTIPHTVHGHFGAAQVVLVPATPGTGVKAGASVRAVCEAAGIHDILTKSFGSTNPANLVKATIEALLSLRTKPEVERLRGVTL